A single window of Colletes latitarsis isolate SP2378_abdomen chromosome 11, iyColLati1, whole genome shotgun sequence DNA harbors:
- the LOC143348161 gene encoding uncharacterized protein LOC143348161 isoform X4, which translates to MASGLPSARQRKLGPAPIASFEDLSDEVENGEPAARMPGIVEVTTPATPGSSLKTPSTPRIDISRASSSSHHEDSNSRDSTPERELLAGGEPPAGCKLTLGYKEDAQDLRSSTEELDLQDPIHEQDLRRESKKLAKRRKEDGSLSDYSGKQLDRERKDSNCSEIVLLNISGRTSRLSSVGSQGSGASGKLSVVSATSSRSPSPHKCLLETSFCGSKPTLTDNLIEPSKPETDDLEKILLKREADTTKALIPESIKVSMVDGNLKPDPLDKPRRRGREERKEIFKREVEITKRFLEKVNIEVPIVKKPTETLCTTSTPEESAKSLAQEVQKPVSLNFNDKRKKTQNFKEIVQTTPTSSSVTGSPKLPRHQKVRDLEGSRTPSPSSVSRKSSFASLFKARTDSSVLSPESPSPNTKPRRSLTSKIKDTTESLRSRSKSRERVSADSSRASSLKKDSKNKGVFSSTLSLFKKRERKKSYDEAIAAACGTSDLADSGDHPSLESIGNVEFRFNTEKENHKDDSIFISLHADDRNYEVALPSESVSIPLETPTKLLDEYESEPCTGSIVTEVSIEHHPTPSKIKTEAQIETTSRAYHRDSQIPRSVSKDSEISRSSSKDSKLGGPGKISEAAVRPSSSSSIDGGKPPEHRVSSSSSKDSVGKKEVTKPKRKSKEVQQIEPPERIDEDGQRQRQAKKQATQNPETRKSELLDDGLRPEDGLAKAPSVISDLDHNSSESERDSEIEFIRNKVEKLAQELPDERKGLFYEESFEEDLPYVPTTLPLEKSVAIPILPAKQRLHEVRTIPIERPRSTTPINPTLLDEFVMQTSLDERRIEKMKISLPREDSRKLKSPRKHAANTFSEFAGTVPDGARKAAGKSPSPPPLPPRAPARPTNWINFEEIPEKRKAPKKIQTIPRVEDEPKSGGYSYVQPEECRNSDVKSTIRGHGEKDRRKDERKNQNRGKRSVCSIPNVLALPESSVRTVMSGVLTG; encoded by the exons ATGGCGTCAGGATTACCGAGCGCTCGTCAGAGGAAGCTTGGACCAGCGCCGATAGCATCCTTCGAAGACCTGTCCGACGAGGTGGAAAAC GGGGAACCGGCTGCGCGAATGCCAGGCATCGTCGAGGTCACCACGCCGGCAACGCCTGGCAGTTCGCTAAAGACACCCAGTACACCGAGAATAGACATCAGCCGGGCCAGCAGTTCCTCCCACCATGAGGACAGTAACTCCAGGGACTCGACGCCGGAGAGGGAGCTTCTCGCAG GCGGAGAGCCTCCGGCTGGGTGCAAGCTGACTTTGGGTTACAAAgaggatgcccaggatctgagatCGTCGACGGAAGAGCTAGACCTGCAAGATCCCATCCACGAGCAGGATCTCAGAAGGGAGTCGAAAAAGCTGGCCAAGAGACGAAAGGAGGATGGGTCGTTGTCGGATTATAGCGGGAAACAGTTGGACAGAGAGCGGAAGGACAGTAATTGTTCGGAGATCGTCCTGCTGAACATCAGTGGCAGAACGTCGAGATTGTCGTCCGTGGGTAGCCAGGGTTCCGGTGCCTCTGGAAAGCTCTCTGTCGTTTCGGCCACTTCCTCCAG GTCACCGAGTCCGCACAAATGCCTGCTGGAAACGTCGTTCTGCGGGAGCAAGCCTACGCTGACTGACAACCTGATAGAGCCCTCGAAGCCGGAGACCGACGACCTGGAAAAGATTCTGTTGAAGCGGGAAGCGGACACCACCAAGGCGTTGATCCCGGAGAGTATAAAGGTCTCGATGGTCGACGGAAACCTGAAGCCGGACCCTCTGGACAAGCCACGGAGGCGGGGACGCGAGGAGAGGAAGGAGATCTTCAAAAGGGAGGTGGAGATCACAAAGAGATTTTTAGAGAAGGTGAACATAGAG GTGCCGATAGTGAAGAAGCCAACGGAAACGTTATGTACAACATCGACGCCGGAGGAATCGGCCAAATCTCTGGCCCAGGAGGTTCAGAAGCCGGTGAGTTTGAACTTCAACGACAAGAGAAAGAAGACGCAAAATTTCAAAGAGATCGTGCAAACCACGCCCACGTCCAGCAGCGTGACTGGCAGCCCGAAATTGCCCAGGCATCAGAAAGTGCGTGACCTGGAGGGCTCTCGGACGCCCAGTCCGTCTTCCGTTTCTCGTAAAAGCAGCTTCGCGTCTCTGTTCAAG GCCCGTACAGACAGCAGTGTGTTGAGCCCAGAATCCCCGTCGCCCAACACGAAACCACGACGTAGTCTGACTTCCAAGATAAAGGACACTACCGAGAGTCTGCGCAGCAGATCCAAGTCGCGCGAGAGAGTGTCCGCGGACAGCAGCAGGGCATCCAGCTTGAAAAAAGACTCGAAGAACAAGGGCGTGTTCTCGTCGACGTTGAGTCTGTTTAAGAAACGGGAGAGAAAGAAGAGCTACGATGAAGCGATCGCTGCTGCCTGCGGGACCTCCGACCTTGCCGACTCCGGCGATCATCCGTCTCTGGAGAGCATCGGTAACGTGGAGTTTCGGTTCAACACGGAGAAAGAGAACCACAAGGACGATTCCATCTTCATAAGCCTTCACGCGGACGACAGGAATTACGAGGTGGCTCTGCCCTCGGAGAGCGTCTCGATTCCCCTCGAAACGCCCACGAAGCTGCTGGACGAGTACGAGTCCGAGCCTTGCACCGGAAGCATAGTGACGGAAGTCTCGATCGAGCACCATCCAACGCCCTCGAAGATCAAAACCGAGGCCCAGATCGAGACCACCTCGAGAGCGTACCACCGGGACAGTCAGATCCCGCGTAGCGTGTCGAAGGACTCGGAGATatccaggagctcgtccaaggATTCTAAACTCGGTGGTCCCGGCAAGATATCCGAGGCTGCTGTCAGACCGTCGTCCTCGTCATCGATCGACGGCGGCAAGCCTCCGGAGCACCGAGTGTCCAGCAGCTCGTCGAAAGATTCCGTCGGGAAGAAGGAGGTGACGAAACCGAAGAGGAAGAGCAAAGAGGTGCAACAGATAGAGCCGCCGGAAAGAATAGACGAGGACGGTCAGCGACAGAGGCAGGCCAAGAAACAGGCGACGCAGAATCCCGAAACTAGGAAGTCCGAGCTGCTGGACGACGGTCTCAGGCCGGAGGACGGGCTCGCGAAAGCGCCCAGCGTGATCTCCGATCTGGATCACAACAGCTCGGAGTCCGAGAGGGACTCGGAGATCGAGTTCATCAGGAACAAGGTCGAGAAGCTCGCTCAAGAGCTGCCTGACGAGAGGAAGGGCTTGTTCTACGAGGAAAGTTTCGAAGAGGATCTCCCTTACGTACCAACGACTTTGCCTTTAGAGAAGAGCGTAGCTATACCGATCCTGCCTGCGAAACAACGACTTCACGAAGTAAG AACGATACCCATTGAGAGGCCGCGATCCACGACGCCTATAAATCCGACTCTTCTCGACGAGTTTGTAATGCAGACGTCCCTCGACGAGCGTCGTATCGAAAAGATGAAGATATCCCTGCCGCGGGAGGATAGTCGCAAGCTGAAGAGCCCGCGGAAGCACGCGGCGAATACTTTCTCGGAGTTCGCGGGCACGGTGCCCGACGGGGCTCGAAAGGCGGCGGGCAAATCGCCGAGCCCACCTCCACTGCCACCGAGAGCGCCGGCCAGACCGACCAACTGGATCAACTTTGAGGAGATACCAGAGAAGAGGAAAGCGCCGAAGAAGATTCAGACGATACCGCGGGTCGAGGAcgaaccgaaatccggcggttacagCTACGTGCAACCGGAAGAGTGCAG
- the LOC143348161 gene encoding uncharacterized protein LOC143348161 isoform X3, which produces MASGLPSARQRKLGPAPIASFEDLSDEVENGEPAARMPGIVEVTTPATPGSSLKTPSTPRIDISRASSSSHHEDSNSRDSTPERELLAGGEPPAGCKLTLGYKEDAQDLRSSTEELDLQDPIHEQDLRRESKKLAKRRKEDGSLSDYSGKQLDRERKDSNCSEIVLLNISGRTSRLSSVGSQGSGASGKLSVVSATSSRSPSPHKCLLETSFCGSKPTLTDNLIEPSKPETDDLEKILLKREADTTKALIPESIKVSMVDGNLKPDPLDKPRRRGREERKEIFKREVEITKRFLEKVNIEVPIVKKPTETLCTTSTPEESAKSLAQEVQKPVSLNFNDKRKKTQNFKEIVQTTPTSSSVTGSPKLPRHQKVRDLEGSRTPSPSSVSRKSSFASLFKARTDSSVLSPESPSPNTKPRRSLTSKIKDTTESLRSRSKSRERVSADSSRASSLKKDSKNKGVFSSTLSLFKKRERKKSYDEAIAAACGTSDLADSGDHPSLESIGNVEFRFNTEKENHKDDSIFISLHADDRNYEVALPSESVSIPLETPTKLLDEYESEPCTGSIVTEVSIEHHPTPSKIKTEAQIETTSRAYHRDSQIPRSVSKDSEISRSSSKDSKLGGPGKISEAAVRPSSSSSIDGGKPPEHRVSSSSSKDSVGKKEVTKPKRKSKEVQQIEPPERIDEDGQRQRQAKKQATQNPETRKSELLDDGLRPEDGLAKAPSVISDLDHNSSESERDSEIEFIRNKVEKLAQELPDERKGLFYEESFEEDLPYVPTTLPLEKSVAIPILPAKQRLHEVRTIPIERPRSTTPINPTLLDEFVMQTSLDERRIEKMKISLPREDSRKLKSPRKHAANTFSEFAGTVPDGARKAAGKSPSPPPLPPRAPARPTNWINFEEIPEKRKAPKKIQTIPRVEDEPKSGGYSYVQPEECRCECHEESRRASMREAAATTRTSSSCSSNGERSCNGDNCTVPASASVDRASIVRSLFLYFQ; this is translated from the exons ATGGCGTCAGGATTACCGAGCGCTCGTCAGAGGAAGCTTGGACCAGCGCCGATAGCATCCTTCGAAGACCTGTCCGACGAGGTGGAAAAC GGGGAACCGGCTGCGCGAATGCCAGGCATCGTCGAGGTCACCACGCCGGCAACGCCTGGCAGTTCGCTAAAGACACCCAGTACACCGAGAATAGACATCAGCCGGGCCAGCAGTTCCTCCCACCATGAGGACAGTAACTCCAGGGACTCGACGCCGGAGAGGGAGCTTCTCGCAG GCGGAGAGCCTCCGGCTGGGTGCAAGCTGACTTTGGGTTACAAAgaggatgcccaggatctgagatCGTCGACGGAAGAGCTAGACCTGCAAGATCCCATCCACGAGCAGGATCTCAGAAGGGAGTCGAAAAAGCTGGCCAAGAGACGAAAGGAGGATGGGTCGTTGTCGGATTATAGCGGGAAACAGTTGGACAGAGAGCGGAAGGACAGTAATTGTTCGGAGATCGTCCTGCTGAACATCAGTGGCAGAACGTCGAGATTGTCGTCCGTGGGTAGCCAGGGTTCCGGTGCCTCTGGAAAGCTCTCTGTCGTTTCGGCCACTTCCTCCAG GTCACCGAGTCCGCACAAATGCCTGCTGGAAACGTCGTTCTGCGGGAGCAAGCCTACGCTGACTGACAACCTGATAGAGCCCTCGAAGCCGGAGACCGACGACCTGGAAAAGATTCTGTTGAAGCGGGAAGCGGACACCACCAAGGCGTTGATCCCGGAGAGTATAAAGGTCTCGATGGTCGACGGAAACCTGAAGCCGGACCCTCTGGACAAGCCACGGAGGCGGGGACGCGAGGAGAGGAAGGAGATCTTCAAAAGGGAGGTGGAGATCACAAAGAGATTTTTAGAGAAGGTGAACATAGAG GTGCCGATAGTGAAGAAGCCAACGGAAACGTTATGTACAACATCGACGCCGGAGGAATCGGCCAAATCTCTGGCCCAGGAGGTTCAGAAGCCGGTGAGTTTGAACTTCAACGACAAGAGAAAGAAGACGCAAAATTTCAAAGAGATCGTGCAAACCACGCCCACGTCCAGCAGCGTGACTGGCAGCCCGAAATTGCCCAGGCATCAGAAAGTGCGTGACCTGGAGGGCTCTCGGACGCCCAGTCCGTCTTCCGTTTCTCGTAAAAGCAGCTTCGCGTCTCTGTTCAAG GCCCGTACAGACAGCAGTGTGTTGAGCCCAGAATCCCCGTCGCCCAACACGAAACCACGACGTAGTCTGACTTCCAAGATAAAGGACACTACCGAGAGTCTGCGCAGCAGATCCAAGTCGCGCGAGAGAGTGTCCGCGGACAGCAGCAGGGCATCCAGCTTGAAAAAAGACTCGAAGAACAAGGGCGTGTTCTCGTCGACGTTGAGTCTGTTTAAGAAACGGGAGAGAAAGAAGAGCTACGATGAAGCGATCGCTGCTGCCTGCGGGACCTCCGACCTTGCCGACTCCGGCGATCATCCGTCTCTGGAGAGCATCGGTAACGTGGAGTTTCGGTTCAACACGGAGAAAGAGAACCACAAGGACGATTCCATCTTCATAAGCCTTCACGCGGACGACAGGAATTACGAGGTGGCTCTGCCCTCGGAGAGCGTCTCGATTCCCCTCGAAACGCCCACGAAGCTGCTGGACGAGTACGAGTCCGAGCCTTGCACCGGAAGCATAGTGACGGAAGTCTCGATCGAGCACCATCCAACGCCCTCGAAGATCAAAACCGAGGCCCAGATCGAGACCACCTCGAGAGCGTACCACCGGGACAGTCAGATCCCGCGTAGCGTGTCGAAGGACTCGGAGATatccaggagctcgtccaaggATTCTAAACTCGGTGGTCCCGGCAAGATATCCGAGGCTGCTGTCAGACCGTCGTCCTCGTCATCGATCGACGGCGGCAAGCCTCCGGAGCACCGAGTGTCCAGCAGCTCGTCGAAAGATTCCGTCGGGAAGAAGGAGGTGACGAAACCGAAGAGGAAGAGCAAAGAGGTGCAACAGATAGAGCCGCCGGAAAGAATAGACGAGGACGGTCAGCGACAGAGGCAGGCCAAGAAACAGGCGACGCAGAATCCCGAAACTAGGAAGTCCGAGCTGCTGGACGACGGTCTCAGGCCGGAGGACGGGCTCGCGAAAGCGCCCAGCGTGATCTCCGATCTGGATCACAACAGCTCGGAGTCCGAGAGGGACTCGGAGATCGAGTTCATCAGGAACAAGGTCGAGAAGCTCGCTCAAGAGCTGCCTGACGAGAGGAAGGGCTTGTTCTACGAGGAAAGTTTCGAAGAGGATCTCCCTTACGTACCAACGACTTTGCCTTTAGAGAAGAGCGTAGCTATACCGATCCTGCCTGCGAAACAACGACTTCACGAAGTAAG AACGATACCCATTGAGAGGCCGCGATCCACGACGCCTATAAATCCGACTCTTCTCGACGAGTTTGTAATGCAGACGTCCCTCGACGAGCGTCGTATCGAAAAGATGAAGATATCCCTGCCGCGGGAGGATAGTCGCAAGCTGAAGAGCCCGCGGAAGCACGCGGCGAATACTTTCTCGGAGTTCGCGGGCACGGTGCCCGACGGGGCTCGAAAGGCGGCGGGCAAATCGCCGAGCCCACCTCCACTGCCACCGAGAGCGCCGGCCAGACCGACCAACTGGATCAACTTTGAGGAGATACCAGAGAAGAGGAAAGCGCCGAAGAAGATTCAGACGATACCGCGGGTCGAGGAcgaaccgaaatccggcggttacagCTACGTGCAACCGGAAGAGTGCAG